CAGCCATCTGGTGGGTTTTTCCTAATTGGGGTAGATAAAGCAGGAAACGTAGTTGGTGTTCCCTCACAAAAGGTGGATGATTGGACTCAAGCGGTTGCGAGTATTATTCAGTCTGCAAGGCCAGTACCAAAAGCTGATTTCAAAATAGTTGAAAATAATGCCAAAAAGATCTTGGTTGTTCAGGTGCATTCAGTGAATGACGAATATGCTTGCTTCTATCATGGAAAAATATACGTCCGAGTTGGAAATACAACACGTGCATTAAATGAAAAGGAGTTAATTGATTTTTTGCGTGTAAGGCAAATCCTTAGTTTTGAGGAAACAGTTTCAAGCGTCAAATTAGAAGATATTGAAAATTCCAAGGTTCAAGAATACCTAAAACTTCGAAATGAAAAAATAAGTCTAAATGAAAAAACGGCCCTTCAAAATATGGGGTTACTGAAAGGCCCAAATAAAGAAACTCCTACAAATTTGGCCCTTCTATTTTTTGCCCGAAAAATCGAAGCAGTTATTCCACAAAGCGAAATACGGTTAACTCGGTTTAAGGGGGTTGAGCCCATTCATATTGCGAATACTCAGCGGCTTACGGCCACTCTCATTGATGCAATCGAAAAAACGATTGGATTCATTGATTTATACACTGAAAAAGAGGTAATAATCCAGTTAACCCGAAGAACCGAAAAGCCAACTTATCCTCTTGAAGTAATTCGTGAAGCCGTGATCAATGCGTTGGGGCATCGGGATTACTTTAATCAAAATGCGACTCAAGTAAGCATTTTTGATGATCGCGTTGAAATAACAAATCCAG
The nucleotide sequence above comes from Candidatus Diapherotrites archaeon. Encoded proteins:
- a CDS encoding ATP-binding protein, translated to MTVEELLSQEESESLERKSSIADSKGIGETACAFANQPSGGFFLIGVDKAGNVVGVPSQKVDDWTQAVASIIQSARPVPKADFKIVENNAKKILVVQVHSVNDEYACFYHGKIYVRVGNTTRALNEKELIDFLRVRQILSFEETVSSVKLEDIENSKVQEYLKLRNEKISLNEKTALQNMGLLKGPNKETPTNLALLFFARKIEAVIPQSEIRLTRFKGVEPIHIANTQRLTATLIDAIEKTIGFIDLYTEKEVIIQLTRRTEKPTYPLEVIREAVINALGHRDYFNQNATQVSIFDDRVEITNPGSLPKGLPISQLGRLSVHRNPRLYQLLSHAKYGEGLGTGIPRMIERMRAWKLPDPKFEEIGNAFRVTLYNTKSTQKIKRLELTPLQEKILQLIRESKSTKTKTLTEKTNYSAPTIINNLNELEKRGLIKKIGKTRGAHYILRKGST